The Larimichthys crocea isolate SSNF chromosome I, L_crocea_2.0, whole genome shotgun sequence genomic interval GTGAACTGAAAACCTGCTTACCCCTAATTGATTAGTTTTATGAGCCTTGGGCTATATAGCGGTTATTggttattgtctttttttctatcTTGTTGTTCTTATCATGTTTTGTCAagtctgattggctgactgagTGATCTCAGTAATGACAATATTTTTCTCTAATTATTGTTCATCACtacagaggaaaaacatgtGGACTTTGTGGAAACTTTGATGGAAATCCAAATGATGACTTCCACACCCCAACTGGAATTATTGTCACCAATCCAGATGAGTTTGGGAAATCTTGGAAGGTGGCAGGCAACTATACCTGCAGTGATGGGTGTGGGTCCTCCTGCCCACGATGTACCAATGTTCTGCCTGCTAGAGCCCAATGTGCAGTGATTCAAGCAGCTGATGGCCCCTTAAGCTTCTGCTATGAGCAGGTGGACCCAGCACCATATtttaatgactgtgtgtttgatgtttgtgtgtcggGAAATCGTGGCCAAGATCTCCTGTGCAGGGCCATTCAGGCATATGTCAGTGCCTGTCAATCTGCTAATGTTCAGCTCTACCCATGGAGAGAGAACACCCACTGCAGTAAGTCAACCAGTCAATGTGTTGTTTCTCTACTATGAAAAGCAGCCTAAGAAACCagggagacaaaacacaaaaaagtctccCTCTAACATCTATCATTTCTTTCCTCACATTTTAAGGACCTGATTGTCCAGCCAACAGCCATTATGAGCTTTGTGGTACAGACTGTGGCCATACCTGTGCCAGCAGCATTGATGTTTCCTGCACAGAGCAGGTTTGCTTTGAGGGATGTTTCTGTGACGAAGGTTTCGCCAAGAGTGGGACAACTTGTGTCCCTGTGGAAACCTGTGGCTGCCAATATGATGGCTTTTACTATCATGTAAGTTAAATgcctgtgaatgaatgaatgaattaattaattaattaataatataacaatgAATTATACTTGAACAATTCATCTGGCAGTTCtattattctattctattctgacAGTCTAACCATTTTACTTTGGTCAAGTGTCATTATGAATCTCAATTTCCCTCTTGATCtgcctgcttgtgtgtgtgtgtttttttccatcttctgtAAATGTTCATCCttattcttcatcttcatccttaGTTATTCACAGGGCTGAtacatataaacaaataatCACTTACACTCACATTCTGCATGTCTTTCGATTGTGGGAGGAAGTCAGAGCACCCAGggacatgcaaactccacgAAGAAAGGTCCCATCCCCAGCCACAAACTCAATACTAACAGAGAGGTTGTGGGCCTGGAACCTAGGACCTTCCTGCTGTGAAGCCACAGAGCGGGTCGTCTAAATAAGCTATAagctatttatatttatatataagcTATTTCACTATAGGACCAAAACAACTTTAGTAGTGTGTTGTTTTATCATCAGAttacttaaaaatgcaaaaagtgtTTGTGACATTAAAGGTTTCAAGAGGAACTCCACAATCAGGTACTTTTTTTAGCTGAACCCATGATCTAATTTTCTTTGACATGTGACATTAAATTCAGCGTACGTGTACAAGAGTCCAAGAGATGTGCATTATGTGTTCTGATACAAATGATCCCAATCCACTTTCTCCTCGggagcctgttttttttaatgtggcacATGTTCAGTTCAATGATTTTTTATGTGTCTCCTTTTATCACATGCCACAGGCTGGTGAGTCGTTCTGGACAGATGGTTGCTCTCAGCGATGTGAGTGCCATGGTCCCAATGACCTGCGCTGTTCTGCTGCATCTTGCACTCCTTTACAAAAGTGCACCATCCGAGATGGCCAACTGGGTTGTTATGATGCAATGTCTACCTGCACTGTGTGGGGTGACCCACACTACGTCACCTTTGATGGGGAAGTGGCTCATTTCCAGGGTACATGCTCTTACATCATTGCTGAGAGTGTGAACCACCACGCCAATGAAACCCAGTTTCATGTAACAGCCACCAACAATCATCGAGGCAACAACCGTGTGTCGTTTGTATCAGCAGTGGATATATACCTTTCAAATCAGCCACAGAGTGCACACATCAGGATTGGACCCAACAAAAGAGTAAAGGTAAACTGTTCTACATCTTTCTGAGTTAAACATAAGAAACTAAAAGTGCCTCCTCacctcttgtctgtctctctaatcTCTCATCTCACCAGGTAAATGGAAGTGCGAAATCTCTTCCCACCACTGCAGGAACCTTAGCTCAGGTGGTAAGACAGGGAAGCTACATAATAGTTGACGCAGTTGATCTGGTAGTCCAGTTTGATGGCCGGAGCACTTTATTGGTCAGAGTAGGCCCAAACCATCAAAACAGAATCAAAGGGATGTGTGGAAACTTCAACAATAACCCTGCAGATGACAAAGTCTTACCCAATGGCACGTCGGCACATAATGACAACGAATTTGGACACAGCTGGAAGGCACCCACAAGCCAACCAGGGTGAGCAGTTATATAAATAACTTATAATAGCTTATTCTACAATAATAATGGCATCAATATATCATCAGTCAGTTGAAAGTCTTTCACTACTCAAAGAAAATATCTTGTTCACCTTGACTGccacacattttaacataaatTTTGCATGCTACACCGTGTACTTCTTTTTacacaacactgaaatacatttgCAGTAGCCCATGCCTATAATACAGAAACATATGTTGTGGCAAAGCAAACAAAGTCAGCCCAAGTTTTAAACTTGTCAGTATTGTCCTTTCCAGATGTGGATCCACAGACGAAAGGAGTGGTGGTGGATTGAATGACTGTCGCTTTATAGAAGAATACTCTGAGCTCTGTAGTGTCATCACCAACACTAGTGGTCCATTCAGTTCCTGTCACCTGCACTCTGACCCCCAGCCatttttcacttcctgtgtctACGATCTCTGCCTCTACACTCCGGCTAATGGCATGCTGTGCTCTGCTGTGGCAGCCTATGAGAGAACCTGCTCTGTTTTAGGGCTGAACATCCCGGAGTGGCGCTCAGCTTTGCAATGCGGTATATTTGCACTGTACTAATGAACAGCCAAAATAATGAATGAGAAAATTAAtcttctgctttgttttgttttggttccaTCGCACCTTGTGTCATCCTTTCCCAACTATTTCCATAGCTGAGACAGACCCTTGTGAACAGCTGAACTGCACAGAGTATGAGTGGTGTGGCGAGAAAGACGGTGTTTATGGCTGCTTCTGTGATGAGCATCACCATCGGCCTAACAATGAGAGCTACGGTAAGGGCAGCTTCTTCGAaagtacttttgttttttcaatcaCTCAAGTGAAAATGGGactgcccgtaggtgtgaatggttatttgtatgtatgtgtcagGCTGGCTGGccgaatggatggatggatggatggatggatggatggatggatggttgtgTGTTAGAAAGCGAATTTAAAGAGTgtggaagaaaataataattgaacTTTCTACATTAAACTGGTGCCTTTACAAACTTAAACATATTATGTTgtcacacatttctctctcataGACTCGTCCATCACTTGTGTCAGTAGTTCAGGCACCATGTCGGTGTCACGCTGTCAGCTGTTTGAAGCTGGCTTCCATCCTAATGCCCTTCACCTCCGAGATTACTCCTGCAAAGGGATTCTCCAGGACGGACGACTAATCTTCCACTTTGACAATGACGACCGGCTGTGTGGGACAGCTCTCATGGTACAGTCCATCATGTTATTAACATACACTGAATACGATTTTAGGTGTAAATGTTCACAATAAGACACACTACAACTATAATCAACTTGGATTATTTTTGTCATTCGTATTTTAAGAGCAATGGAACCCATTTCATCTATGAGAACACCATCGAGGGCGACGTGGACCCCCATGAAGTTCTAATCAGCCGCCAGAGAAACATTCATCTGCGTTTCTGCTGTGAATACCCTCTGACCCAGGCCCTGTCTATGGCTGTGGGCATCAACCCAGTAGAGAGGTGAGGAGTCTATTCCTGTATAAAGATTCAAACCAAATTAACTGTAACATACATTCAATATTTATCTTAATGACTCTTGAACTGAGAAATCACCAAAACCTGCCAGTGAACTGTTCCTTCTCCTGTGTAGTcatattatgtgttttttcataGCATTGTGAGGAAGAAGCTTCCCTCTGGCCATGGACTGTATCATATGAGAATGATCCCCTACCAGGACCCTGGTTTCCGCTTCCCCCTGACCAGTAACAACAACATAGAAATGGAAATTGACCAGAGGATGTATGTGGAGGTGCGGACAGAAGGAGTCGATCAACGGCAGATTGCCACCATTTTGGACTCTTGTTGGGCAACGCCAGTCAACGTCCCCAACTACCCTGTCCGCTGGGATCTCATTAGTCAAGAGTAAAGAAGCTAATGCAACTTCACCttttttgtttgcatgctgaTTTCTTTGACTGGATTTGAATTAACCCTAGAAGGACCACTTCTCACTTTCTCCACCCATTCTCCTCTTTACAACCTAACCCTATTACTTAACTAGCGGGTCTACCTGATAACTCCGTAACTTCTACATCTTTCCCTGTCTTCCAGGTGTCCTAATCTAGCAGATGGTACAGTAGAGCTGGTTCAGAACGGCATCTCCACTGTGGCCCGATTTTCATTCAGGATGTTCACCTTTAACAACTTTTCATCCATCTATTTGCACTGCCAGGTCCACCTGTGTCTTTTGAGACACAACAACTGCTCCGACGTAAGTACTGTTGAAttcatgtgtgtgattttaGCCAGATTAAATTGATTATTAACTGGTTCATcaatttaatgttgttttcctgcagCATTGCTACCCAGATTATCACAGGCGTGTTGAGAGGGACGTATCCTACCATGCCTCTACAGACATCTCACTAGGACCACTAGTCATGAAGCGAGATGCCACAGGTAAAGTACTTCTTGTTGATGACATAGAATCCAATCAATACTCTTTCTGTAAGCTGGTTTGTACTGACaaattgattgttttcttgCAGACAAGTTGCGCAGGGTGAGGAGCAGTGCTTCAGGCCAGTTGACCTTCACGGTGACCCTGATATTCAGTTTGCTGACTATCAAAACCCTGATCTAGAgagataaaacaacaataaacagatAAGATATATATATCACAAATCAATAAACATTAATCAGTCAGTTGTAGCTTAATCACAGTGCATAGATTCATgagatttatgatttttttttccaatcccTTCTGCTCATATCTGGTGTGCTTGCAAACACATAAcatcaatgaaaagaaaaactgtaatagTAATTTTGTGTGAAATCTCTCATTAGATTACTTGCATTAACATTttgactgtgtttctgtttgggAGGTCTTATCCCAGGAGTTGTGGTCTGTATTTGGGGTTTGATGAAAAGTTGATGTAATTCTGTTTTACAGCAGTAGGCGGAAGCAGTGTGCAGCATAGTAAAGCTGAAGTCACAACGCAAAATGTTCATTGATTGTATCCTCAGTTTATTTGTGTGATTCTTATTATTAAATCTCTCACATCTCTCATGTATAATGAAGGTTAAAatgatcaataaagtattttttgattttgatatttttagtctttcagctcattgttttggttttctggctaCAATTTAACTGTTGGTTGGTTCACTCTCAATACTCTCACATGCAACACAtacatagtaaaaaaaaacagagagagaataagtTCAATTCtagtttatttctgtatttgatTATGAATACATAAGGCAGGGTAATGCAGATATAGATATAAAGAACACTACAATATGATATTATTGTATtcatatagaaaaaaacaacacactgacttgtaatcaggtaaaTGGTGTCTGTCATTCCTACTCTACAGCCCGTATgttctgcactatgtaacttaGTGCTTCAGGTACAATCACACATGTGAAGTGTGTTACAGCACCAGTGATATTGCTGCCTCTGCTATATTGATTTTGATAAATATTTGTAGTCATGTTAGCAACttggaacaaaacaaagctgtgaGAACATGTATGACATGAATTGaccttaaataaatgtttctttttttcttttttctttagatacatcacattttttatatatatataatatatttggCGTCTCATTGTCgtcaaagatatatatatatatatgtaggaCACCATCTGCATgcttattattttattggtgGATTCCATGTATCCATGTATATAATGACTATGCTTACTGGATAGCAAAGACACAAGACTACTACTTGAAGACATATTAGTGTACTAGAacattacacacacaatatatatgtttgatgtgAGTCACTGTGTGAAGCATGAAAATGGAAGATGTGTATAGTTGTAATACCACTGAAGGATTAAATCGTACCTGACAAGTAAAACTTCTCTTGTCGGCTTTgctaaaatatcagaaaagaaaaataccgATAGCCCATACATCTGTttttgcactatgtaacttgcTTGAAGTACAGTTACTCGCTAGAAATGCATAAGGCTTTACAgcagtcacacaccaccaattttttgacagattttggtgaaactggctCATATTTTATGGTGACCTCAGAGCAcagagggagtgttagtgtttgtaccatagcattttggaccacccggaagaggaagttttcaggcctggggtgCCGGAGAATCTGATACtaacttttagtcgttggcgaaagaaaaagaaataaagtgcTGAAGGACAGGCAacaagctgggcttcttgctatTGACTAGTAACTATGATTAGCTGGCTGCAAGGTCAATGTAGTTGACCTGCTTGTTGTTTAGCTGTTAGTAAAGTTGTTGACTTGCCAGTTTTTGATCTTAAGTAATACATACATAATtagtacagctgtccatatttgaCAGTGGTTTTGCTGATCAGTGTGGTTAGTGACACCAAAGTTTTGACTTCACCTTGAACAAATAATTTCATAAATAAttcccccctgggattattaaagtatttctgattctgattctgaactgCAACATGACTTGTTGTCAGTAATcacaatatatttttgttttgatgtttccTCGTGGGTTCATAGtgctgataataaaaaaaaatgaacatattaCCTGCAGGGTtcatgtgactttgtgtttAAAACTTCTGATAACTGTGACTCAATCCTACAGTATGCTTCATTATTTAGCTCCACAGATAATACATaccaattaaaaacacaatgtcagctgtgatatagaaaatgaagaaagctttgttgatttttttagtCATTCTGGTCCAGTAGCCACGCTTCTGCTCTTCCTTCCTGTTGTTGAGGAGCACAGACAGTGTTTTCATTGCCTCCTTCAGCTCATCTGAGAGCTTTTCAAAGTCATGGGACTCCACCTTCAATTGGCCGTTGCTGCCCTGAAAAGTAGTGTAATAAACAGTGGTTAAATAATATGATCACAATACATCTGCTACATgtgatgttgacatttttatatctgttgtttttttttgctttgttccCTTAACTGCATGAAACACAAAAGTAATGGGTCGAAAATGATCCCAAGAAAGAATTAGATGCTTTCTCACTCAAACTGCAGGAGCAAATGACAGTTTTAAGTAATGTCACCCACaatcacatgtacacacaaatgATCCAGCCACCTGAACATACTGTCTGATATTGTTGATTTAATTCAGCGCTTTAATTAATTAGCTGCTATATATGGTGTTTATGGTGTTAGCTATCCAAAGTTGACAGAAGTCTATCAAAGGTTGCCTGTGGGTTTAAAGAGGTCTTCTGCAACTCTAAATATAATAGTTCTGGAATAGCAAAAATGTGTCCTGTAgattaagataaaaaaataaacagaaaagtgtttatttgtttgttttgacaaacATAACTGAAATGAATACTTCATTTGCTTGAGAAAAACCAACCTTTTTGACCGACAGCAGTTCAGAAGTTGTTTTACCAGAAGACACATTACAGGCGCAGCAAATCCATTTCTCAGCACCTGAAAAGATGCATTAGACACAAAACAAGGCTAGtgcatattcaaaataaaacagttaacCATTTTATATAAGCTGGGTGTTGCAGAGAACTCATAAAGTAACTTTGCAAATTGACCAGatgtctgactttttctttttacatcataaatacatatacaaacTTCTCAAACTGTGTAGTGTATCTCACCTCTAAAGCAGTTTCGGGGGCagacttttctttgtctctcctcacaGACCTCACTCAAGCTTTTGTCCTGATCTGTCTCGTTTTCTTCAGATGCAGCATCTTTATTCAACAGATGAATCACCACAATCGTCTCCAGGAGGCTCAGCATCATCAGACTAAAAATCCCAATACAGTAGACCGCTAAAGAGAGAAGGCCATGTCATTAATGTGGACAAATAACTACACATTGAGTTACCATATGCTGTTCCTGCTCATATGAGGTGCagtcaaataaaagcttgagaTTTTACCTATAAGTGGAATCCTGTTTGACGAGGCAGGTAgaatttcattcaaaataagtTGCAACACTGTGACAGCGAGCAGCACAGTGATTTTGAAGCCAACCTTTTCACCTCCACTGTCCGACAACAGGAAGGAGGCCAAGTCCAGACACAAGAAGAACAGGATAGGCAGCACAAAGTTGACAATGTAAAGTGCAGACCTCCTCCTCATAGTGATCTGTGAAATGATGTTAAAGTGGCAGGTGGTTGACCTTGATGTTTGACAAAGGTTAAACTGAAGCAACTACAGGTATTACAGGTATGTTGTAGATTGGTAATCTGCCCTAACCTGCCCACGTCTATCGTGGTGCAAGAAGCACTCAAGACACTTTCATGGAAACAATATTAACTGATGGCAGTGACCTAATTTCAGAAAGGTAATGCATCCTGCCACAAAGCAAAGTGGTTCAGGAATAGTTttaggaaaacaaagttttcatcAACAGAGTTTGAGGTGTTGATTTGGCCTCCAAATtcaccagatctcaatccaGTCAAGCATCTGTGGGATTTGTTGGACAAACACGTCAGATTAATGAAAGCCCCACATTGCAACTGATGGGACTTAAATGATCTGCTGCCAACCTCTTGGTGCCAGATActacagcacaccttcagaggtctaaTGGAGTGGATGCTTTGACAGATGAGGCAGCAAAAGGAAGACCTACACAATATTAGGCAGGTGGTCATACTGTTATGGCTGATCGGTGTACACTCAGTACCCAAAAAGTAACCCATGAAGGAAACTGCTTCATTCAAATGAGGCAACACAAAACCAGTGGATGGTATTTTACTGAAAAACTGTGTAATTTTGACAACAAGAGCAAACTAAATACTAttacagaaattaaaaaaatagaatagaaatgtAATCTCAAACATTTCCAAGTATGCATTTAAATCAGCATTTAAAACACGAGATTTAACACTTTAATTCATGCTTTGTAATGTCTCCCCTCTGAGAATTGCCTTCTTAAGATTGGGGAGGGTGGAGACGTGTCCATGCATGTCCAGTGCCaggttatttttcttttctttcttttgcccAAACTGTCTATGTGCCAAAAAGCCACTCCAGGCAAGGGCTACAatagaaaatgtagaaaaaataCTTACAGTGTAAATAATCACGCTTTGTCTGAAGTCAAACAGGTCGATAGTTTTGTTGGTGACTGTCATGTTAATGAACAGCCACTCATACTGGGTCTGGATCAACGTGTGAGTTAACTCCGTAGTCCTTTTAGAGTCGTAATTCTCAACAAGCAGTATTTCGTCAACTGAGGTgggagataaaaacaaaactgtaagtTTCAACAAAGAAGGAACAACCTAAAAAACTTTGAAACACAACAGGTTACAGGCTCACCAGTGTGTATAACAGACTTGAAGGTGAGGTTGCAGCTCTGAATATCGAAGGGAAATTTGTATACGTGCATCCTGCAGGTGCTGACCAGCACCTTGTCATTCGTAAGGATGATCTCACCGTTATATTGAACAGAGAGATAAGGACTGGGAGGGGCCTTGTCATTTTCTATCctgtataaaaagacacatacatATTGCATGCTTTAAACTGAATTTCACATAATGTATGATCTATTATAGGGTACAACGTAACTTGAAGTACATTGAAAGTAAGGAATGAACTATGACTCATACCATATAACTGCAGTATTTCACTGGACATTTGTTGTGCGTGTCACAAATCTTTCCTGATCTCattgattgattcattcatttcctgtcactcagGGCCCTTTTACACCTGTCTCGACCTTCAGACTTGTCAGTCTGCACACAAGGTTCGTGGGACTGTTTCTCATCTCCGTACAAAATTATAATTTCTGAAATTTGTTTGGTAACTGTGTAATTgaattgcattgcattgtgtgttagagagagtgGGCACATATATTTAAACTTACATCTCTTGAATGGTTATATCTGGCTTCCACAAAATTTCAGCAGGAAGAGAAACATTCTTAATACCACAGAATTCTTCAGGATCCCAAGAAATGAACTCATTCTTCCACCACTTCAGAGGAAAatcaagaagaaagaaatgcatttaaacaaaataaatatgggTTTCctaacacagaaagaaaaatatactttCTTCCTCAGAGAAAACTCACCATATCGATCCATGCATAAGGAACCAATTGCTGTTCTTTCTCTTGCTGTAAAAAGCGATATGTgtggaaatgtttcagtgttaatAGAATTAACtatgacatacagtatttagCTGCCAGAAATACTATGAGTAATCAAACAGCACGTCCTAGGGTGTAATTAAATGAGAgcagaataaatacaaacagtataaCTCTATCCTCTCACCACATCATGTACAGCATCGAGCACAACTTCCAGGCTTACtgatgtgtatgaatgtgagtcAGAATTAAAGTGTTTTGGAAATGGCCACAGGGTGGTGATGTAAACACCAACAACTAATCACTTGCTGATTGGCTCATGACCTAACTTCACAGCACAGTGTGATTTTGTGATATCCTGCTATGTCATTAAAATGGAACTAATACGACATGCTCAAGGAAGAAATGATAATTGAAATTTACaattaaaagcaaaaacttACCACATCTAGAATGCCATAGAGCAGTACATCCAGGGTTACATTTGTGgcatatttgtagtttttaactGGCCGGGTCAAAGACAACATGTCTTTGTTGGTGGTCAAGTTCAAGTAGTCTAAAACATCCTGATAACTGCAAATACGCTCAGACGACTCCCCAtctacaaataaaacatcaagACACATTATCTatgacaaacacaacaaatgaaatTGGGAAATGTGATGCTGATCACCATTTTCTTAACCACTTTAagttgtccaatactttggtttatggcaaaaatggcaaaaaccAGTGCAATTTCTACCCACCTCAGACATTAACACATTAATGCG includes:
- the LOC104937007 gene encoding 5-hydroxytryptamine receptor 3A-like, which encodes SGRELMMLAGFLFLLLLTDGESSERICSYQDVLDYLNLTTNKDMLSLTRPVKNYKYATNVTLDVLLYGILDVVKKEQQLVPYAWIDMWWKNEFISWDPEEFCGIKNVSLPAEILWKPDITIQEMIENDKAPPSPYLSVQYNGEIILTNDKVLVSTCRMHVYKFPFDIQSCNLTFKSVIHTVDEILLVENYDSKRTTELTHTLIQTQYEWLFINMTVTNKTIDLFDFRQSVIIYTITMRRRSALYIVNFVLPILFFLCLDLASFLLSDSGAVYCIGIFSLMMLSLLETIVVIHLLNKDAASEENETDQDKSLSEVCEERQRKVCPRNCFRGAEKWICCACNVSSGKTTSELLSVKKFE